Genomic segment of Gopherus flavomarginatus isolate rGopFla2 chromosome 2, rGopFla2.mat.asm, whole genome shotgun sequence:
gataggaaacaaagggtgggaataaatggtcagttttcagaatggagcgaggtaaatagtggtgtcccgcagggaccagtgctgttcaaaatattcataaatgatatggaaaaagcaGTAAAtggtgaggtggaaaaatttgcagatgatacaaaactattcaagatagttaagcccaaaTCAGACTGcgagagttacaaaaggatctcacaaaactgggtgactgggcaacaaaatggcagatgaaattcagtactgataattgtaaagtaatgcacattggaaaacataatctcaactatacgtataaaatgatggggtctaaattagctgttaccactcaagaaaaagatcgtgaagtcattgtggatagttctcagaaaatatccactcaatgtgcagtggcagtcaaaaaagtgaacagaatgttggaaattattaagaaagggatagataataagacagaaaattacatattgcctctatataaatccattgtacacccacatcttgaatactgcatgcagatgtggtcaccccatctcaaaaagatatattggacttgaaaaaggttcagaaaagggcaacaaaaatgattaggggtatggaattgctttcatatgaggagagattaataagactgggacttttcagcttggaaaagagacggctaagagcggatatgattgaagtctataaaatcatgatttgtggggagaaagtaaataaggaagtgttattttcacCTTCaagacaaagaaaaggaagtattttttcacacaacacacagtcaacctgtggaactccttgccagaggatgttgtgaaggccaagactataacagagttcaaaaaagaactagataagttcatggaggataggttcatcaatggctattagccaggctgggcagggatggtgtccctagcctctgtttgccagaagctgggaatgagcaacagggagtggatcactcaatgattccttgttctgtttattccttctggggcacctggcactggccactgtcggaagccaggatactgggttagatggacctttggtctgacccaatacagccgtttttatgttcttattctgCAAACTGGTGTGGTGGCGAACCTGGCACTGCAAATCTCTTGCTAATCCTGATATGATATTATACTTGCACATGGAGACCATAGTGATCAGTGCCTTAATTATTACTGTTTGTGTGGCAGTAACCTCCGTGGGCATCAATCCAGAATCATGGTCTCATTACTAGTCAGTGTCTGTATGCACAGTACAAAATGGCAacttctgccccaaagagcttaaagtcTAGCTTGTGATGAAGTGAGATAAACGGGAATGGAGGAGGAGACAATGAGGTAACAGTGAAGCTAGCACGTTATTATACAGAGAGCCATATGGATAGATGGAGATTGAAGTGGAGGATCAGATGACAGGGCACATTGATTTGAGCCCTCAGTGCTGTGTTCTTTTGCTCATGTCTCTCTTTAATAGGAGGCAACTTTATTAAATGAAATTGCAACAATTTCTTATCCTCTGCGTTGATGACTGACTATGTGCTTGTGTGGAATTTCCAAGTATCACTTTATGGGGCATTGATGctcttaagaaagatgtggagacaaTGCCAAAGCACAATACTGAATTCCAGATCATTGTGTCTGATTCCACTGAAGATAAGGCCTCAGCCCTCAGTCTGTCTGGATCCCTGAAGGCCAGTCTCCTGGGGGGGATGGTGGCAGTAGGTGGATCTGCagcatttttaaatgataccAAGAAATCAAAAAATCAGGCTCGAGTTGCTCTCCACTACTCAGTGACAAGCAGGTTTGAGCACCTGACTATGAGCCAGTTGGGTACCGAGAACGTCTCTTATTCTGCTGTGTTTGACCAAGGCACGGCCACCCATGTGGTCACGGCTGTGCTGTACGGGGCACAGGCTTTCTTTGTGTTTGATTGGGAAGTTTCTTCATCAGAGAGTATGCGAGAGATAGAGGGGGAAATGAAACTGATGATAGAAAAGATCCCAAAGGTTTCTGGCGGAGCAGAGGTGTCTGGGGAAAAGGGGAACAAGGCAGAAGAAAAAGCTGAAAatttcagttgcaaattttatgGAGATTTTGCTCTGGAGAACAATCCGGTTACTTACCAAGATGCCATGGGAGTTTACTCCACTCTCCCTAAGCGGCTTGGAGTCTCTGGTGAAAACGCTGTACCAGTGCGAGTCTGGCTGTACCCACTGAGCAAGCTGGATTCCAGAGCTGCTCAGCTAGTGCATGAGATCAGCTCGGTGCTGGTTTATGATGCTCAAAGTGCCATGGAGCACCTGACCGAGTGTGACGTCTGATGCAACGACATGGTGAAGGACAGAACGGCTACAACCTTCCCTGAGATCCAGAAGAAACTCCAGCAATTCAGAGATCTGTGTAAACAACACAGACAGACCTTCCAAAAAGAGCTAGCTAGAACCCTGCCCTCTATCcgtggaggcggagcagaggaGGGGGCCCTGGTGGAGATTTTAATCAACAAGGAGCAATCGCCATATAGTACCCAGAGACTCAATGAATTTCTAGATAAGAAACAGGAAGAAATGGATTTTGTCAATTCCTACCTGGCTGAGCTAGAGGAGGTCGAAGTCGTATCCTCCACGAGTGAGCTACAACGTATAGTTCTCAGCGACAGGCATAATTGTGTTGTCTGTCTGGCACTCACTTCATTGCACAATGAGGAATCCTATTTATCAGAATTGAACCTTTGGCTCCGGAGACAATTTATGAAGAACATTCATGTTCCAGCATTAGCCAGTTCTGCCTGTGAGACACCAAAATCCAAACAGTGGTTTGAGGACGAAGAGATAAGAAGAAAAGCACGACAAGCCGTAAAGTCCTTCTCTGACTTTGCTCGTGTCAATAAATCTAATGGGAAAACTCGGTTCATTGTGGCCTCTGTTCCAGACAAGGACAATCCAGGAGCTTCCATTTACCTGTATGAAGTTGGTCAGTACCAACTTTGAGTTTCCATCAAAACCTTTCCCTTTACTGTGTGATGGCATCAGACATGACTGTGTGCAGCTCACGTTTAACCCAGCAGCCTATGGCAGGGCTGCGATATCCGGCTATCGTGCAGAGTACAGAATTGTAGGGCAGGAGAACTGGACGGCTGTGACTGTAAATAACACACAAGAGACATTCGCAGTAACAGGGCTACGTGCAAACACCGAGTACCAGTTCCGATACGCTGCAGTGAGCAAACCAGGGCTCAGTGAGAGCAGCGACATGAGTGATCCTGTGAAGACTCCTCCCCCGACCAGCCCTCCTGAGAAGCCTGTAACAGATACTGTAGATTCATCTGCCATTTCCCTCAGCTGGGAGAGTCCAAGTGTCACAGGAGATGGAGTCAATATAAGGGAGTATAAGATGGAATATAAAGAGAAGGCAGGAGATATGAGTCAGGAGGGGAAAGGCAAATGGCTGGAACGAAGGACAGGAGACAGAACTGAATCTTGTACTATTGATGGGCTGAGGCCTGAGACACCCTACAGATTCCGAGTGTCGGCTGTGTGTGCGGATGGGGCTGTGAGTGACCCAAGTGAGGAGACTCTGATTTCAACACTAAAGGAAGGTAAACACTTAAATATGTTTCCATATTCTTCCTTCAGGTATAGGACCTGGAGGCAGCTGGTTCAGGTAAAACTACACTTCTCATTGGAAAGAGACTGAGAGCTCAGTTGCGGAGTGTAGAAGTAACTTCAGAATCAACCTGTTTTTATGGtggtttattatttgcattgcagtggtGTCTTCATGACTCAGTCAGTCTTGGGGCTCCAtggtgctaggcacagtacacgGACATAGCAACAGACAGTCCAtgttctgaagagtttacaacctacataaacaggacagacatagggtgggagagaaggagtattattatccccattttacagatggagaattgagCCCCAGAGAAATTAAGGTTCAGATCTACAAAgacacttaggtgcctaaaccccagaTTTAGGCACCACAGCAACCCACTAAACCTCTGCTTGGCTACTGCTGAAACCTGTAGGTGTCTAAATTATCAGGGTAAATCTTTCCTACACACCTGAGTTTCTGTTCCTGGACATGTGCCCTCACTCTGCCTATGCCCCAGCATGAGCCACAAACCAGTGTATAAACTCCTGCCTTTCCTTGAAGGGCCCAACCTGCGAGGCGTGCTCTGAGCAGGACAACCAGATTGGGTCCCATTCCAATTCCAGCTGAAGGAGGAGGTGGTGATGCTCACATGTGATTTTTAGcacagtggctagagcactcactCGGATTCAATTCCCCCTTCTGCttgaggctgggagcagggattcGAACTGGGGTCTCCCACACTTTACTCAGGAGAGAGCgtgaaccactgagctatgggatgtTCTgatgggtgtgtgggtgggtctCTCAAACTCTCCTGCTGAAGGGTGTGACGGAGTCACAGGcccaatgctctggaactgctctgtatgaagccagccaggactccGGATAACTCCCCTCAGGGTTGTCCAGTGCAAGGAGTCTGCTCGGCTTTGGCCTTCctggtctgacctcggagcattcaacTTCCCTGTTCACACCGCACACTGCTCCTTTTTGGGGAGCCAGAGagccccgcaccccaactccacagTCAGCAGTGCCCCTCAGCCAGCATTGCAAAGCAGAAGGGTTTACTGGTCAGcaggaacacagcatagaacagaacttgttagcacagaagtcagtgactttcagcagagTCCATCTTGGGGGGATCCCGGGCCAGATGGCCTGGACTCCCCCTCTTACAGCCCTCTCCAGCAGACTGCCCTGGATCCCCCTGCCTGGCCTCCAACACGCCCGTTGCTCCTTCTCTGGTCTTTGTCCTGCTCCTTGGGCAAAAGGTGTCACATGGGCGCATCCCCCTCCTGGATCTCAGGTTACGAAGGGGGTTGGCCCTCACCTACGTGCAGACAGCTGGGCAGCCTCACCTGCCCTGAGGGCCTTGTGaagggttggatcacagaaaccttcTGGGATCTGCCATCTGATGTGCCCAGACTACTTCTACTCCTGCCTtgcctgccagctcaggactccagcctcccgtcttgctgagccagacaagCCCATCTGCTCCAGCactgacccagggtctgaattatgtgccccaaagctgcagacttaactgaaagcagctcacagaagtgttcctgtttttaacactcagatgcccaaatcccaatggggtctaaacccaaataaatccggtttaccctgtataaagcttttacagggtaaactcataaaatgtttgccctctataacactgagagagagagatttgcacGGCAGTtcgctcccccaggtattaatacatcctctgagttaattaataagtaaaaattgattttattaaatacagaaagtaggatttaattggttccaagtagtaacagacagaacaaagtaagtcaccaagcaaaataaaatgaaaatgcgcaaatctatatctaatcaaactgaatacagataatctcatcctcagagatgcttcagtactttttttcctcagactggacaccttccaggcctgggagcAATTCTTTCCcctacagctcttgttccagctcaggcggtagctaggggattcttcatgatggctcctctccctttgttctgttccaccccttttatatatcttttgcgtAAGGCTGGAATCCTTTGTccttctgggttcccaccccccctTCGCAATGGAAacgcaccaggttaaagatggattccagttcaggtgacatgatcacatgccactgtaagaccccaagccttcattcctcccagcctgactcacaggaaggctgccTGCAAatagagccatccacagtcaattgtcctggttgatgg
This window contains:
- the LOC127045995 gene encoding LOW QUALITY PROTEIN: stonustoxin subunit alpha-like (The sequence of the model RefSeq protein was modified relative to this genomic sequence to represent the inferred CDS: inserted 2 bases in 1 codon; substituted 1 base at 1 genomic stop codon), translating into MYCASLVASSMETAISTAFCSGWIGLLPTTMAYSGASTIEMPALGRPLRLGMLYDCRSDTLIPGIITLWGIDALKKDVETMPKHNTEFQIIVSDSTEDKASALSLSGSLKASLLGGMVAVGGSAAFLNDTKKSKNQARVALHYSVTSRFEHLTMSQLGTENVSYSAVFDQGTATHVVTAVLYGAQAFFVFDWEVSSSESMREIEGEMKLMIEKIPKVSGGAEVSGEKGNKAEEKAENFSCKFYGDFALENNPVTYQDAMGVYSTLPKRLGVSGENAVPVRVWLYPLSKLDSRAAQLVHEISSVLVYDAQSAMEHLTECDVXCNDMVKDRTATTFPEIQKKLQQFRDLCKQHRQTFQKELARTLPSIRGGGAEEGALVEILINKEQSPYSTQRLNEFLDKKQEEMDFVNSYLAELEEVEVVSSTSELQRIVLSDRHNCVVCLALTSLHNEESYLSELNLWLRRQFMKNIHVPALASSACETPKSKQWFEDEEIRRKARQAVKSFSDFARVNKSNGKTRFIVASVPDKDNPGASIYLYEXLVSTNFEFPSKPFPLLCDGIRHDCVQLTFNPAAYGRAAISGYRAEYRIVGQENWTAVTVNNTQETFAVTGLRANTEYQFRYAAVSKPGLSESSDMSDPVKTPPPTSPPEKPEMESI